In Lagopus muta isolate bLagMut1 chromosome 6, bLagMut1 primary, whole genome shotgun sequence, one DNA window encodes the following:
- the BAAT gene encoding bile acid-CoA:amino acid N-acyltransferase: protein MVEVTVTPSSSLADQMVHVVVSGLAPWQLVTLRSWLMDEHGERFQARAFYRSDEEGTVDVGRHAALGGNYSGVWPMGLFWFLQPDNLFKRLVKRDVMGSPFLIHLEVFDGLRLVSVQQDEPLATCTAERWYVGPGVQRVPIREGRVRGALLLPPGPGPFPAVIDLFGGAGGLIEFRAGLLASRGFAVLALAFFAYEDLPKGLTQLDLDYFEEAAKLLLQHPKVRGPGLGVIGVSKGAEVALAMAAFLPQVVATVWINGTTFLYGNPLLYKGLRIPSIPYQTERMLFTELGAMDNSAIFADPRSPACSSSAIPVEKIQGKVLFVVGEADRSFNSKLFAQLAAERLPQDAYRLLSYPGAGHLIEPPGSPLCSISSLRGNPLPVVWGGEPQPHARAQQHSWQEIVQFLELHLSPAPAIKL from the exons ATGGTGGAGGTGACGGTGACGCCGAGCTCCTCGCTGGCTGACCAGATGGTGCATGTGGTGGTTTCTGGACTGGCTCCCTGGCAGTTGGTGACTCTGCGTTCCTGGCTGATGGATGAGCATGGCGAGCGCTTCCAAGCACGTGCCTTCTACCGCTCGGATGAGGAGGGCACGGTGGATGTGGGGCGGCACGCTGCCCTGGGGGGCAACTACAGCGGCGTCTGGCCCATGGGACTCTTCTGGTTCCTGCAGCCTGACAACCTCTTCAAGCGCCTGGTGAAGCGTGATGTGATGGGCAGCCCCTTCCTCATCcacctggaggtgtttgacgGCCTCCGCCTGGTGTCGGTGCAGCAGGATGAGCCTCTGGCCACCTGCACCGCCGAGCGGTGGTACGTGGGCCCTGGTGTGCAGCGGGTGCCCATCCGCGAAGGGAGGGTGCGGggggccctgctgctgccaccag GCCCAGGGCCCTTTCCAGCAGTGATCGACTTGTTTGGGGGTGCGGGTGGTCTCATTGAGTTCCGGGCTGGGCTGCTGGCCAGCCGGGGCTTTGCAGTGCTGGCCTTGGCTTTCTTCGCCTACGAGGACCTCCCCAAAGGCCTAACCCAGCTCGACCTGGACTATTTCGAGGAGGCTGCcaagctgctcctgcagcacccgAAG GTGCGAGGCCCAGGGCTGGGTGTCATTGGTGTGTCCAAAGGGGCTGAGGTGGCTCTGGCCATGGCCGCCTTCCTCCCGCAAGTGGTGGCCACAGTGTGGATCAACGGCACGACCTTCCTGTATGGCAACCCCCTGCTCTACAAGGGCCTCCGCATCCCTTCCATCCCGTACCAGACCGAGCGCATGCTCTTCACCGAGCTGGGTGCCATGGACAACTCGGCCATCTTCGCTGACCCAcgcagcccagcctgcagctcctcggCCATCCCGGTGGAGAAGATCCAAGGCAAGGTCCTCTTTGTGGTGGGTGAGGCCGATCGCAGCTTCAACAGCAAACTCTTCGCCCAGCTGGCCGCGGAACGCCTGCCGCAGGACGCCTACCGCCTGCTGTCCTACCCTGGGGCTGGCCACCTCATCGAGCCTCCCGGCTCACCcctctgcagcatctccagcCTGCGTGGCAACCCTCTGCCTGTGGTGTGGGGCGGAGAGCCCCAGCCCCATGCCAGGGCTCAGCAGCACTCGTGGCAGGAGATTGTGCAGTTCTTGGAGCTGCACTTGAGCCCTGCTCCTGCTATCAAGTTGTGA
- the CCDC86 gene encoding coiled-coil domain-containing protein 86 — MRAARCDVISRRLEKGAAWRMEGCSTAAAPGSEGPSGEDSVSVSVSVSDLAQTSAVGPVSEVSQVPARRKAAKKRKEAAVPAIPRGRPKSGRVWKDPGRKRFSLMVQDKPLRTSWERKLKERQEKKLVRDLVQQLQEAKQREREEKKRRREENLRRRLENERKAEIVQVIRNPMKLKRAKKKQLRRVEKRDTLGMFQKAPMRGKAAAE; from the exons ATGCGCGCAGCGCGTTGTGATGTCATCTCCCGGCGCCTGGAGAAAGGCGCCGCGTGGAGGATGGAGGGGTGCAGTACAGCAGCGGCTCCGGGCTCCGAGGGGCCCAGCGGGGAGGACTCAGTCTCGGTCTCTGTGTCCGTCTCCGATCTCGCCCAGACCTCAGCCGTGGGTCCGGTCTCTGAAGTTTCCCAGGTTCCAGCCCGCCGCAAGGCCGCCAAGAAGCGGAAAGAGGCGGCGGTGCCGGCCATCCCCCGGGGCAGGCCCAAATCGGGGCGGGTGTGGAAGGACCCGGGCAGGAAGAG GTTCTCGCTCATGGTGCAGGACAAACCTCTTCGCACTTCGTGGGAGCGAAAGCTGAAGGAGCGGCAAGAGAAGAAGCTTGTGAGGGATTTGGTGCAGCAGCTTCAGGAGGCGaagcagagggagagagag GAGAAGAAGCGGCGGCGGGAGGAGAACCTCAGAAGGCGGCTGGAAAATGAGCGGAAGGCAGAGATTGTTCAAGTG ATCCGCAACCCAATGAAGCTCAAGCGGGCAAAGAAGAAGCAGCTGCGCAGGGTGGAGAAGCGGGACACACTGGGCATGTTCCAGAAGGCACCCATGAGgggcaaagcagctgcagagtgA
- the LOC125694887 gene encoding membrane-spanning 4-domains subfamily A member 15-like isoform X2, whose amino-acid sequence MATTVTESGGVRIITEVIPATDPRAAQLASGSIQPTVSSFQVSGFRKAQPKVLGTIHIVTGIIHLCFGVILTCAENNSVLSLPVASGVFFWLGVLLLVSGSLLVESEKRENILLVKVCCVANAAVILSTLVAMLIHTVAITHSIPGCSSSSSMPLLVRQEWCFSAETKALSNGFDSILVLFGLLEFCTAVAALAFGCTAIKQYSYTRMVL is encoded by the exons ATGGCAACCACGGTGACAGAATCTGGCGGCGTGCGGATCATCACAGAGGTCATCCCGGCCACAGACCCACGGGCAGCCCAGCTGGCCTCCGGCTCCATCCAGCCCACCGTGTCTTCTTTCCAAGTCAGCGGCTTCAGGAAAGCACAGCCCAAAGTGCTGGGG ACCATTCACATCGTCACTGGCATCATCCACTTGTGCTTTGGTGTCATCCTAACCTGTGCAGAGAACAACAGCGTCCTCTCCCTTCCTGTGGCCAGCGGAGTCTTCTTTTGGCTTGGGGTTCTG CTCCTGGTTTCAGGCTCTCTCCTGGTGGAAAGCGAGAAAAGAGAGAACATCCTGCTG GTGAAAGTGTGTTGCGTGGCCAATGCCGCCGTCATCCTCAGCACGCTGGTGGCCATGCTCATACACACAGTGGCCATCACCCACAGCATCCccggctgcagcagcagcagcagcatgccgCTCCTGGTGAGGCAGGAATGGTGCTTCAGCGCCGAGACCAAG GCCCTGAGTAACGGCTTCGACTCCATCCTCGTCCTCTTCGGCCTGCTGGAGTTCTGCACAGCTGTGGCGGCCCTGGCCTTTGGCTGCACTGCCATCAAGCAGTACAGTTACACACGCATG GTGCTGTAG
- the LOC125694887 gene encoding membrane-spanning 4-domains subfamily A member 15-like isoform X1, with translation MATTVTESGGVRIITEVIPATDPRAAQLASGSIQPTVSSFQVSGFRKAQPKVLGTIHIVTGIIHLCFGVILTCAENNSVLSLPVASGVFFWLGVLQLLVSGSLLVESEKRENILLVKVCCVANAAVILSTLVAMLIHTVAITHSIPGCSSSSSMPLLVRQEWCFSAETKALSNGFDSILVLFGLLEFCTAVAALAFGCTAIKQYSYTRMVL, from the exons ATGGCAACCACGGTGACAGAATCTGGCGGCGTGCGGATCATCACAGAGGTCATCCCGGCCACAGACCCACGGGCAGCCCAGCTGGCCTCCGGCTCCATCCAGCCCACCGTGTCTTCTTTCCAAGTCAGCGGCTTCAGGAAAGCACAGCCCAAAGTGCTGGGG ACCATTCACATCGTCACTGGCATCATCCACTTGTGCTTTGGTGTCATCCTAACCTGTGCAGAGAACAACAGCGTCCTCTCCCTTCCTGTGGCCAGCGGAGTCTTCTTTTGGCTTGGGGTTCTG CAGCTCCTGGTTTCAGGCTCTCTCCTGGTGGAAAGCGAGAAAAGAGAGAACATCCTGCTG GTGAAAGTGTGTTGCGTGGCCAATGCCGCCGTCATCCTCAGCACGCTGGTGGCCATGCTCATACACACAGTGGCCATCACCCACAGCATCCccggctgcagcagcagcagcagcatgccgCTCCTGGTGAGGCAGGAATGGTGCTTCAGCGCCGAGACCAAG GCCCTGAGTAACGGCTTCGACTCCATCCTCGTCCTCTTCGGCCTGCTGGAGTTCTGCACAGCTGTGGCGGCCCTGGCCTTTGGCTGCACTGCCATCAAGCAGTACAGTTACACACGCATG GTGCTGTAG
- the LOC125694889 gene encoding membrane-spanning 4-domains subfamily A member 12-like yields the protein MQGMGTLRLGSRAVMYTAETLPKGKNRVMGTIQIMTGFMHIGFGIVLTTLTNVYSSIFITGEIPFLGGVSFIISGCLSIGAEKSPTECAVKGSQAMNIISAIFALLGIVAFIIDLNFNGLYRSSDDYYSYLVMLAGNGISIVLLIFTVLEFCIAVATANFWCRATRLSPNEAMLIVPSTTRVDLAVVQAELPQPPSYSELAAPEV from the exons ATGCAAGGGATGGGGACGCTGCGGCTGGGGAGCCGTGCTGTCATGTACACGGCCGAGACACTGCCCAAGGGCAAGAACCGAGTGATGGGG ACTATCCAGATCATGACCGGCTTCATGCACATTGGCTTCGGTATCGTCCTGACCACACTCACCAATGTCTACTCCTCCATCTTCATCACCGGCGAGATCCCCTTCCTGGGCGGTGTGTCT TTCATCATCTCAGGCTGCCTGTCCATTGGGGCAGAGAAGAGTCCCACGGAGTGTGCG GTGAAGGGCAGCCAAGCCATGAACATCATCAGCGCCATCTTTGCGCTCCTGGGCATCGTCGCCTTCATCATTGACCTCAACTTCAACGGGCTGTACCGCTCCAGCGATGACTACTACAGCTACCTTGTCATG CTCGCAGGGAATGGCATCTCCATCGTGCTGCTCATCTTCACCGTCCTGGAGTTCTgcattgctgttgccactgccaACTTCTGGTGCCGAGCAACACGACTCAGCCCCAATGAG GCCATGCTGATCGTGCCCAGCACCACCAGAGTGGACCTGGCTGTGGtgcaagcagagctgccacAGCCGCCCAGCTACTCGGAG CTGGCAGCTCCTGAAGTATAG
- the CBLIF gene encoding cobalamin binding intrinsic factor: MSGGNHACPSGGSEVCVLLEKGGTTGQGGAAAQSEFLEESSIKAIRHRNISSLRGRLWRKEPPSPQIYAAEGAARAEEGTSLRAERIRRQRGTAGTEVLRMLGVALSVAVLLALAGCGAEGSVPQDCIVNAEERARMLGILQHSAMDSGLPNPSVLLALNLAGDSSKAQQELLERIKETAVKQANDMSSGQVALYTLALLSSCCDLKHVEAHGQSVDLLSILQEKMDKEVAHWEEKGTPLSTLFSVGLDAQALCVMGASGYQSAVTILAKQLRSSQDKLSVDEQAMMALPLVCAYNRNELQSMQDLLNSTLSKVTNEFLENQNKGNGFIGNIYSTGLAMQLLLAAGKFYAPQKWDCTQPVAAITEHHLQQPMAIAQALPALVGKTYLDSASLDCSSEASKTTSLQLDPTPSQGMAVQEVGSTITVKYTITNNLVGQFFTYTTTVDVPHGSVLLVVLEQAEKSDKTIFGFKTEPTSWGPMVVSIHGLAASETERTYWQFLSGSDALQEGVGTYEPHDGEHIQAVFSTY; this comes from the exons ATGTCAGGGGGCAACCACGCGTGCCCGTCGGGAGGGTCCGAGGTGTGCGTGCTGCTGGAGAAAGGGGGGACAACGGGGCAGGGGGGAGCAG CGGCTCAAAGTGAGTTCCTGGAAGAAAGCTCCATCAAAGCCATTAGGCACAGGAACATCTCCTCCCTGCGGGGTAGGCTGTGGAGAAAAGAGCCCCCCTCCCCGCAGATCTATGCAGCTGAAGGGGCTGCTAGGGCAGAGGAGGGCACCTCT ctgagagcagagaggaTACGGCGTCAGAGGGGCACCGCTGGCACGGAGGTTCTGAGGATGCTTGGCGTGGCTCTCAGCGTCGCGGTGCTGCTGGCACTTGCAGGTTGTGGGGCGGAAGGCTCGGTCCCCCAGGACTGCA TCGTCAATGCTGAGGAGCGTGCCCGCATGCTGGGGATACTGCAGCACTCAGCTATGGACAGTGGACTGCCCAATCCCAGTGTGCTGCTGGCCCTCAACCtggctggggacagcagcaaggCCCAGCAGGAATTGCTCGAGCGGATCAAGGAGACAGCAGTGAAGCAAGCAAATG ACATGTCCTCGGGCCAGGTGGCCCTGTACACGCTGGCCCTGCTCTCTTCCTGCTGTGATCTGAAACATGTGGAGGCACATGGGCAGAGCGTTGACCTGCTCAGTATCCTTCAGGAGAAGATGGACAAGGAGGTGGCACACTGGG AGGAGAAAGGCACCCCGCTGAGCACACTGTTCAGTGTGGGGCTGGATGCACAAGCGCTGTGTGTGATGGGAGCAAGTGGCTACCAGAGCGCTGTCACCATCCTGGCCAAGCAGCTGCGGAGTTCCCAGGACAAGCTCTCTGTGG ACGAGCAGGCCATGATGGCACTGCCACTGGTGTGTGCCTATAACCGGAATGAGCTCCAGAGTATGCAGGACCTGCTGAACTCAACGCTGTCAAAAGTGACCAACGAATTCCTTGAAAATCAGAATAAAGGAAATGGCTTCATTGGGAACATCTACAGCACAGGTCTGgccatgcagctgctgctggctgcaggcaagTTCTATGCCCCGCAGAAGTGGGACTGCACCCAGCCCGTGGCTGCCATCACCGAACACCACCTGCAGCAGCCTATGGCCATTGCTCAGGCACTGCCAGCCCTGGTAGGCAAAACCTACCTGGATTCTGCCAGTCTGGACTGCAGCTCTGAAGCATCCAAAACAACTAGCCTGCAGCTGGACCCAACCCCGAGCCAGGGCATGGCAGTTCAGGAAG TGGGATCCACCATCACAGTGAAGTACACCATCACCAACAACTTGGTTGGACAGTTCTTCACCTATACCACCACAGTGGATGTCCCACATGGCTCCGTGCTCCTGGTCgtgctggagcaggcagagAAGTCCGACAAAACCATCTTTGG CTTTAAGACAGAACCAACATCCTGGGGCCCAATGGTGGTGTCCATCCACGGGCTGGCTGCCAGTGAGACTGAGAGGACCTACTGGCAGTTCTTAAGTGGCAGTGACGCGCTGCAGGAag GGGTTGGCACATACGAGCCGCACGACGGGGAGCACATCCAGGCTGTCTTCAGCACCTACTGA
- the MRPL16 gene encoding 39S ribosomal protein L16, mitochondrial: MGWWRLGRAVAACGGRGGPGGTRGRLWGLGGSAVPRAGLKKFVLPPDYSGITLPERPKLKFMEKVPAVPKARREPRQLRDIRGPSQVATDFTQGQYGILALGGGYLHWGHLEMIRLTIGRCMDPKNMFAIWRVPAPYKPLTKKSLGHRMGGGKGPIDRYVTAVKSGQLVVELGGRCEFEEVKPFLTQVANKLPFLAVAVSRQSLQQMRQEEEEKRRNNQNPWTFERVITANMLGMRRYLSPYDLKLKGRYWGKFFLKHRV; encoded by the exons ATGGGGTGGTGGCGGCTGGGGCGGGCCGTGGCGGCCTGCGGAGGCCGGGGGGGCCCGGGAGGGACCCGAGGGAGACTATGGG GCCTCGGCGGCAGCGCCGTCCCCCGGGCAGGCCTTAAGAAGTTCGTGCTGCCCCCTGACTACAGTG GCATCACGCTCCCGGAGAGGCCGAAGCTGAAATTCATGGAGAAGGTGCCGGCAGTGCCGAAGGCCAGACGGGAACCACGGCAGCTGCGGGACATTCGCGGGCCTTCCCAGGTGGCCACTGATTTCACACAGGGGCAGTACGGCATCCTG GCGCTGGGGGGTGGCTACCTGCACTGGGGGCACCTGGAGATGATCCGCTTGACCATCGGGCGCTGCATGGACCCCAAGAACATGTTTGCCATCTGGCGCGTGCCAGCTCCCTACAAACCACTGACAAAGAAGAGCCTCGGACACCGCATGGGGGGTGGCAAAGGCCCCATCGACCGCTACGTGACCGCAGTGAAGAGCGGACAGCTCGTGGTGGAGCTTGGTGGGCGCTGCGAGTTCGAGGAGGTGAAACCCTTCCTCACACAGGTGGCCAACAAGCTGCCCTTCCTTGCTGTTGCTGTCAGCcggcagagcctgcagcagatgcggcaagaggaggaggagaagaggcgCAACAACCAGAACCCCTGGACCTTTGAGCGTGTCATCACCGCCAACATGCTGGGCATGCGAAGGTACCTCAGCCCCTACGACCTGAAGCTGAAGGGACGCTACTGGGGGAAATTCTTCCTCAAGCACAGGGTGTAG
- the STX3 gene encoding syntaxin-3 isoform X2: MRDRLEQLRAKQDAEDDTDEMEIAIDNTAFMDEFFAEIEETRQNIDKISENVEEAKKLYSVILSAPIPEQKTKDELEQLTADIKKTANSVRNKLKSMERNIEQDEARSSADLRIRKSQHSVLSRKFVDVMTKYNEAQVDFRERSKGRIQRQLEITGKNTTDEELEEMLESGNPAIFTSGIVDSQISKQALSEIEGRHKDIVRLESSIKELHDMFVDIAMLVENQGAMIDRIENNMDQSVGFVERAVADTKKAVKYQSEARRKKIMIMICCIILVIILAASIGSIFA; the protein is encoded by the exons ATGCGGGACCGGCTGGAGCAGCTCCGGGCG AAGCAGGATGCTGAGGATGACACCGATGAGATGGAAATCGCCATCGACAACACAGCCTTCATGGACGAATTCTTTGCTGAG ATTGAGGAGACGAGGCAGAACATCGACAAAATTTCAGAGAACGTGGAGGAGGCCAAGAAGCTCTACAGTGTCATCCTCTCGGCCCCCATCCCTGAGCAGA AGACCAAAGATGAATTggagcagctcacagctgaCATCAAGAAGACGGCCAACAGCGTGCGCAACAAGCTGAAGA GCATGGAGAGGAACATCGAGCAGGATGAGGCCCGCTCCTCTGCCGACCTGCGCATACGCAAGTCCCAG CACTCAGTCCTGTCCCGCAAGTTCGTTGATGTGATGACCAAGTACAACGAGGCGCAGGTTGACTTCCGGGAGCGCAGCAAAGGCCGGATCCAGCGGCAGCTAGAGATCA CTGGCAAGAACACGACCgatgaggagctggaggagatgcTGGAGAGCGGGAACCCCGCCATCTTCACCTCAGGG ATTGTGGACTCGCAGATCTCAAAGCAGGCACTGAGTGAAATCGAGGGGCGGCATAAGGACATCGTGCggctggagagcagcatcaAGGAGCTGCACGACATGTTTGTCGACATCGCCATGCTGGTGGAGAACCAG GGAGCCATGATCGACCGCATAGAAAACAACATGGACCAGTCTGTCGGCTTCGTGGAGCGAGCTGTGGCTGACACCAAAAAGGCTGTCAAGTACCAAAGCGAAGCCAGGAGG AAGAAGATCATGATCATGATTTGCTGCATTATCCTTGTCATCATCCTCGCTGCCAGCATCGGTAGCATCTTCGCCTGA
- the STX3 gene encoding syntaxin-3 isoform X3 gives MRDRLEQLRDAEDDTDEMEIAIDNTAFMDEFFAEIEETRQNIDKISENVEEAKKLYSVILSAPIPEQKTKDELEQLTADIKKTANSVRNKLKSMERNIEQDEARSSADLRIRKSQHSVLSRKFVDVMTKYNEAQVDFRERSKGRIQRQLEITGKNTTDEELEEMLESGNPAIFTSGIVDSQISKQALSEIEGRHKDIVRLESSIKELHDMFVDIAMLVENQGAMIDRIENNMDQSVGFVERAVADTKKAVKYQSEARRKKIMIMICCIILVIILAASIGSIFA, from the exons ATGCGGGACCGGCTGGAGCAGCTCCGG GATGCTGAGGATGACACCGATGAGATGGAAATCGCCATCGACAACACAGCCTTCATGGACGAATTCTTTGCTGAG ATTGAGGAGACGAGGCAGAACATCGACAAAATTTCAGAGAACGTGGAGGAGGCCAAGAAGCTCTACAGTGTCATCCTCTCGGCCCCCATCCCTGAGCAGA AGACCAAAGATGAATTggagcagctcacagctgaCATCAAGAAGACGGCCAACAGCGTGCGCAACAAGCTGAAGA GCATGGAGAGGAACATCGAGCAGGATGAGGCCCGCTCCTCTGCCGACCTGCGCATACGCAAGTCCCAG CACTCAGTCCTGTCCCGCAAGTTCGTTGATGTGATGACCAAGTACAACGAGGCGCAGGTTGACTTCCGGGAGCGCAGCAAAGGCCGGATCCAGCGGCAGCTAGAGATCA CTGGCAAGAACACGACCgatgaggagctggaggagatgcTGGAGAGCGGGAACCCCGCCATCTTCACCTCAGGG ATTGTGGACTCGCAGATCTCAAAGCAGGCACTGAGTGAAATCGAGGGGCGGCATAAGGACATCGTGCggctggagagcagcatcaAGGAGCTGCACGACATGTTTGTCGACATCGCCATGCTGGTGGAGAACCAG GGAGCCATGATCGACCGCATAGAAAACAACATGGACCAGTCTGTCGGCTTCGTGGAGCGAGCTGTGGCTGACACCAAAAAGGCTGTCAAGTACCAAAGCGAAGCCAGGAGG AAGAAGATCATGATCATGATTTGCTGCATTATCCTTGTCATCATCCTCGCTGCCAGCATCGGTAGCATCTTCGCCTGA
- the STX3 gene encoding syntaxin-3 isoform X1: MRDRLEQLRAKQDAEDDTDEMEIAIDNTAFMDEFFAEIEETRQNIDKISENVEEAKKLYSVILSAPIPEQKTKDELEQLTADIKKTANSVRNKLKSMERNIEQDEARSSADLRIRKSQHSVLSRKFVDVMTKYNEAQVDFRERSKGRIQRQLEITGKNTTDEELEEMLESGNPAIFTSGIVDSQISKQALSEIEGRHKDIVRLESSIKELHDMFVDIAMLVENQGAMIDRIENNMDQSVGFVERAVADTKKAVKYQSEARRVRGTNRIPHCSESPPEPLSSCPLFPFPAQPMSQPHSPSLPCRRRS, from the exons ATGCGGGACCGGCTGGAGCAGCTCCGGGCG AAGCAGGATGCTGAGGATGACACCGATGAGATGGAAATCGCCATCGACAACACAGCCTTCATGGACGAATTCTTTGCTGAG ATTGAGGAGACGAGGCAGAACATCGACAAAATTTCAGAGAACGTGGAGGAGGCCAAGAAGCTCTACAGTGTCATCCTCTCGGCCCCCATCCCTGAGCAGA AGACCAAAGATGAATTggagcagctcacagctgaCATCAAGAAGACGGCCAACAGCGTGCGCAACAAGCTGAAGA GCATGGAGAGGAACATCGAGCAGGATGAGGCCCGCTCCTCTGCCGACCTGCGCATACGCAAGTCCCAG CACTCAGTCCTGTCCCGCAAGTTCGTTGATGTGATGACCAAGTACAACGAGGCGCAGGTTGACTTCCGGGAGCGCAGCAAAGGCCGGATCCAGCGGCAGCTAGAGATCA CTGGCAAGAACACGACCgatgaggagctggaggagatgcTGGAGAGCGGGAACCCCGCCATCTTCACCTCAGGG ATTGTGGACTCGCAGATCTCAAAGCAGGCACTGAGTGAAATCGAGGGGCGGCATAAGGACATCGTGCggctggagagcagcatcaAGGAGCTGCACGACATGTTTGTCGACATCGCCATGCTGGTGGAGAACCAG GGAGCCATGATCGACCGCATAGAAAACAACATGGACCAGTCTGTCGGCTTCGTGGAGCGAGCTGTGGCTGACACCAAAAAGGCTGTCAAGTACCAAAGCGAAGCCAGGAGGGTGAGAGGGACCAACAGGATCCCACATTGCTCTGAGTCACCCCCTGAACCTCTGTCTTCTTGTCCCTTGTTCCCCTTCCCTGCCCAGCCCATGTCCCAGCCTCACAGTCCCTCTCTCCCGTGCAGAAGAAGATCATGA